Part of the Sphingobium lignivorans genome is shown below.
TGAGCGTGCGGGAATCCAGGAAAGCGTCGCCGCCCAGCCGCCGGAGGATATGGGTGTCTGGCCGGCGCTCGCCGATCACGAGAACCGCCGAAGTCTTCCGTTCGCTGGCATCGCGATTGATGTGCCGGCCGGCGATCTGCGCGAGATCGATGACCAGCAGATCGGGATTGTCCTCCGAGGGCGAGATGATGAAGCCGGCCTGCAGGAAGCTCCTTTCCAGCCGCGCCGTCATCGCCGTGTCGAAACCGGAAACGCACACGCGGGCATTCAGGCTGCGCGCTTCCGCATAGAGCGCGAGCAATGCGAGCAGCCGATCGCGCTGGAGAGGCTTGGGAAGATAGGCGGCCGCGCCCAGCGCGAAGGCCGAGGCTTCCATTTCGTGCACGCTCATGATGAAGCAGGGGATCGCCGCCAGCGCCTCGTCCTCGGCCATGTGGCGAAGGATCGCGCGGCCATCGATGCCCGGCATGACGAGATCGAGCAGGACGGCGGAGGGCTTGGATTCCATGACCAGCTCCAGTCCTGCGTCTCCCCGCGAAGCCAGCCGGAGCTCGTGGCCCGCAGGGACCAGCCAGCGCTCCAGGATCGCGAGGCAAGCGGTGTCATCGTCTATGGCGACGATGTGGTCCATGGTCGATCCGGGCGGAAGGATTTCCTCGGTGGAGGGCAGGGCGGCGGGAGATAGCCTTTCCACGGGAAGAGAGACCGTGAAGATGGTGCCAAGGCCCTTTTCACTGGAGACGCTGATGGTCCCGCCCATCAGCTCGACGAACCGCAAGGTGATGCTGAGGCCAAGGCCGGTGCCGCCTGCCCGGTAAGACGATGTGCTGCCCTGCACGAAGGGCTCGAACAACCGGTCGATCTGTTCGGGGTCGATCCCGATGCCGCTGTCGGCCACGCTGAGAATGAGAAGGTCGTTCGCGTCCTCTTCCCGGAGGGAAGCGGAGATCACGACCTGGCCTTCGTCCGTGAACTTGCAGGCATTCCCCCCGAGATTGATGAGGCACTGGCGAATCTTGAGCGGATCGATCCTCATCGGCCTGGGCGGCACGTTGATCTGCAGCGTGACCATGTTGTTGCGACGCGCCGCGATCGGCTGGAGCGTGGTCAGGACATCCTGCATGATGTCGCCCAGATCGATCATCTCCAGATCGAGAGTCATCCCGCCTGCCTCGATCTTGGCGAAATCCAGCACCTCGTTGATGAGCGTCAGCAGATGCAGCGCGGATCGATGAATGACGGTGACGTCGGCGAGATTTGTTTCATCGCCCAGCGTGGCCAGTTCCTCCTTCACCAGCTCCGCATAAGCGATGATGGCGTTGAGCGGCGTGCGCAGCTCGTGGCTCATGCTGGCCAGGAACTCGGATTTGGCGACATTCGCCGCCTGCGCCTGATCGCGCGCGGCCTTCAGATCGGACAGCGTGGCGGCAAGCGTCCCCTCGCGTTTCTCGATCTCCACCAGCATGCCGTTGAACGCGCGGGCGATGCGGCCCAGCTCGTCCTCGATCCCGTGCGGCATGTGCGCGGAATAATCCCCGGTCTGCCCGATGCGCTCCATCGCGCCGACCATCCGGTCCATAGGGAGGAACAGCAGCTTCTGGAGCTTGCGGGCGACGAGCCAGGCGACCAGGAACGCGATGCTGCCGAACGCGCTGGCGACGCCGAGCGTGCGGAGCATCATCGCCGGAAGTGTTTCGGTGGCCGCCGAGAGTTTCAGCCAGCCCACGGTTTCGCCTGCCACCTTGATCGGGGTCACCACCTGCAGGCCGTTTTCGTCCCAGCCTGATCGGGGTGGGGCGGTCCGGGTGCCGCCCGGGCCGCTCGGGGAGGCAGGGCCGAGGAAGCCGAGACGATGATGCTCGTTATCATAGACTTCGATCGAGCGGATTGTCTTGATCCGGGCGATCGAGGCGATCGTTTCCTGGATGGCCTTCGCATCATTGAAGACCAGTGGTGCGCCCAGGGTGGCGGCCACGACTTCTCCCAG
Proteins encoded:
- a CDS encoding ATP-binding protein — protein: MALFAPWSFRRGLIATVLSSCMVALLLSCAGLAAWQYHTQRAANVERQQELGEVVAATLGAPLVFNDAKAIQETIASIARIKTIRSIEVYDNEHHRLGFLGPASPSGPGGTRTAPPRSGWDENGLQVVTPIKVAGETVGWLKLSAATETLPAMMLRTLGVASAFGSIAFLVAWLVARKLQKLLFLPMDRMVGAMERIGQTGDYSAHMPHGIEDELGRIARAFNGMLVEIEKREGTLAATLSDLKAARDQAQAANVAKSEFLASMSHELRTPLNAIIAYAELVKEELATLGDETNLADVTVIHRSALHLLTLINEVLDFAKIEAGGMTLDLEMIDLGDIMQDVLTTLQPIAARRNNMVTLQINVPPRPMRIDPLKIRQCLINLGGNACKFTDEGQVVISASLREEDANDLLILSVADSGIGIDPEQIDRLFEPFVQGSTSSYRAGGTGLGLSITLRFVELMGGTISVSSEKGLGTIFTVSLPVERLSPAALPSTEEILPPGSTMDHIVAIDDDTACLAILERWLVPAGHELRLASRGDAGLELVMESKPSAVLLDLVMPGIDGRAILRHMAEDEALAAIPCFIMSVHEMEASAFALGAAAYLPKPLQRDRLLALLALYAEARSLNARVCVSGFDTAMTARLERSFLQAGFIISPSEDNPDLLVIDLAQIAGRHINRDASERKTSAVLVIGERRPDTHILRRLGGDAFLDSRTLIPEALVRTAVSVLRARQASSARGGNIPTLDEEMQHVLLGSD